One Candidatus Poribacteria bacterium genomic window carries:
- a CDS encoding BMC domain-containing protein codes for MRNEALGMVETRGLIGAVEAADTMVKAANVKLVGKEQVGGGFVTVMVRGDVGAVQAATDAGAEAAKAVGELVSVHVIPRPHADVETILGGGSEEPKSSSK; via the coding sequence ATGCGCAATGAAGCATTAGGAATGGTTGAAACACGCGGACTCATCGGTGCGGTTGAAGCTGCCGACACCATGGTGAAAGCCGCAAACGTCAAATTAGTCGGGAAAGAACAGGTCGGTGGCGGTTTTGTCACTGTCATGGTTCGCGGAGATGTCGGTGCGGTGCAGGCAGCGACAGATGCTGGGGCAGAAGCCGCGAAAGCGGTCGGCGAACTGGTATCGGTACACGTCATCCCTCGCCCGCATGCAGATGTGGAGACTATTCTCGGTGGCGGTTCGGAAGAACCGAAGAGTAGCAGCAAATAA
- the icd gene encoding isocitrate dehydrogenase (NADP(+)), producing MTELGQLTVPTEGERIGYVDRQLVVPNKPIIPVIEGDGIGRDIMKVARNVVDAAVQAAYNGEKRIVWFDVYAGENAMAKYNEWLPQDTFDAIEYFRVALKGPLTTPVGGGFRSLNVTLRQVLELYACVRPVRYFQGVPAPVTHPEKMDVVIFRENTEDVYAGIEWEQGTPEVKKVIELLRSEMGVEIREDSGVGIKPISIFGTKRLARMAIQYAIDHGRRSVTFVHKGNIMKFTEGAFCAWGYELAKEEFADQTITEDELYDDYDGKCPEGKIIVNDRIADSMLQQILTRTDEYDVIVTPNLNGDYLSDAAAAQVGGIGMAPGGNLSDEVALFEATHGTAPKYTDQDVVNPGSLILSAVMMLEHIGWQEAADLIINGLEKTILQKRVTYDLERLMEGATKVRTSEFGASIIENF from the coding sequence GTGACTGAATTAGGGCAATTAACAGTGCCAACAGAGGGTGAAAGAATAGGGTACGTTGACAGGCAGCTCGTCGTACCCAATAAACCTATTATCCCTGTTATTGAAGGCGATGGCATCGGACGAGACATCATGAAGGTGGCGCGCAACGTCGTTGATGCAGCTGTCCAGGCGGCTTACAATGGCGAAAAACGGATCGTCTGGTTTGATGTCTATGCTGGCGAAAACGCCATGGCAAAATACAACGAATGGCTACCACAAGATACTTTTGACGCTATTGAATACTTTCGAGTCGCCTTGAAGGGACCCCTGACGACCCCTGTCGGCGGTGGTTTTCGTAGTTTAAACGTGACCTTGCGTCAAGTACTTGAACTCTATGCATGTGTCCGTCCTGTCCGTTATTTCCAAGGTGTCCCCGCACCGGTTACGCATCCCGAAAAGATGGATGTCGTTATCTTTCGTGAGAATACCGAGGATGTCTACGCCGGTATTGAGTGGGAACAAGGCACACCAGAAGTGAAAAAAGTGATTGAGCTGCTCCGCTCTGAAATGGGTGTGGAAATTCGTGAGGATTCTGGTGTCGGCATAAAACCGATCAGCATTTTCGGCACAAAACGTTTGGCGCGCATGGCGATCCAATACGCAATCGACCACGGCAGACGCAGCGTCACTTTCGTCCACAAAGGCAACATCATGAAGTTTACCGAAGGCGCGTTCTGCGCTTGGGGCTATGAACTCGCCAAAGAGGAGTTCGCTGACCAAACGATCACGGAAGACGAACTCTATGACGATTACGACGGTAAGTGTCCTGAAGGTAAGATTATCGTTAATGACCGAATTGCCGATAGCATGTTGCAGCAAATTTTAACTCGGACCGACGAATATGATGTAATTGTCACGCCGAACTTGAACGGCGACTATCTCTCGGATGCCGCTGCAGCACAGGTCGGCGGTATCGGTATGGCACCCGGTGGTAACCTCAGCGACGAAGTCGCACTCTTTGAAGCGACCCACGGCACTGCACCGAAGTACACCGACCAAGATGTCGTCAATCCGGGTTCATTGATCCTTTCAGCAGTGATGATGCTGGAGCATATCGGTTGGCAAGAAGCCGCTGACCTGATCATCAACGGACTTGAGAAAACCATCCTCCAAAAGCGGGTTACCTATGATCTGGAGCGTCTTATGGAAGGCGCGACAAAAGTCCGCACCTCCGAATTCGGCGCATCAATTATCGAAAACTTCTAA
- a CDS encoding NIPSNAP family protein, with protein sequence MIHEIRTYNLKLGQLQEYWKRFSEKLPGRQELSKLGGHWYTEVGPLNQMVAIWPYESLEQRTEIRRAAEAEPNPVWPPDTSELIVSMVSEIYLPAPFMEPLGEKDIGPLYEMRLYTYPVEGMLQVLEAWGAAIPERVKFSPLAGCWYSEYGGVNNFIHIWAYRSFEERQRIRAETREKGVWPPKGSVRPITQESKLLLPAPFSPMQ encoded by the coding sequence ATGATCCACGAGATAAGAACCTACAACTTGAAACTCGGACAACTTCAAGAATATTGGAAACGTTTCAGTGAAAAACTACCCGGTCGTCAGGAACTCTCGAAACTCGGTGGACACTGGTACACCGAAGTTGGACCGTTGAATCAGATGGTCGCTATTTGGCCCTACGAAAGTCTCGAACAGCGGACAGAAATCCGACGCGCTGCGGAAGCCGAACCAAATCCGGTATGGCCCCCCGATACAAGTGAACTCATTGTATCAATGGTCTCTGAGATTTATCTACCTGCCCCCTTTATGGAACCGTTAGGTGAAAAGGACATCGGCCCCCTGTACGAGATGCGTCTGTACACCTATCCAGTAGAAGGCATGCTGCAAGTGCTGGAAGCATGGGGCGCGGCTATCCCTGAACGCGTGAAGTTCTCACCTCTCGCCGGTTGTTGGTACTCAGAATACGGTGGCGTCAACAATTTTATCCATATATGGGCGTATAGAAGTTTTGAAGAACGTCAACGGATCCGAGCAGAGACACGAGAGAAAGGGGTCTGGCCCCCCAAAGGCTCTGTCAGACCCATCACACAGGAGAGTAAACTCCTACTACCCGCGCCTTTCTCACCGATGCAGTAG
- the mutS gene encoding DNA mismatch repair protein MutS codes for MARSKQSDLSLIELYKQLKKQHEDAILLCRVGDFYEAFFEDAELIARLLEIALTARSHKNQKSPAPPMAGIPHHALDSYLYKLVKAGHKVAILEQTEDAKLARDENRLVKRDIVRIVTPGTVTDPKVLEHKQNNYLISIYPNKEVYGVAVADLSTGEFLVTELTDPSRLWAEIHRFSPKEFLFSESFEDAEMFDRLKTELKATLNNLPDWRFDYDTARTELLEHFQTISLDGFGCEHLHTAISAAGALIYYLNETQKQEVEHIVSLHTYTLSDFMVLDADTQRNLELTTSIRDGSTKGTLLEVLDQTVTAMGGRRMRQCLLQPLLDENEIEGRLGAVDELKTQINLQEELREALGQMYDIERLISRISLGSVNGRDLHSLKDSLCLIPDVKAQLQDCSSGMLVSLNGTLDPLPGLVELIENGIHPNPPATIREGGVICDGYNEELDDLRQIVGQGKEWIAAMEAEERKRSGIQSLKIGFNQVFGYYIDVTKPNLDMVPEHYIRKQTLRNSERFITPELKEQEAKVLNAEDRIQTLEYDLFCQIRDEVSKYTEAIQKIGAALAMTDVLANFAYIASKYNYVKPTVTSVDEIVIRDGRHPVVEQLFTQEGFVPNDTLLNCDDEQLHIITGPNMSGKSTYLRQTALIVLMAQVGCFVPASAAKIGLVDRIFTRVGASDNLVMGQSTFLVEMNETANILNNATRNSLVIFDEVGRGTSTFDGLSIAWAVSEYLLDEKRMGAKTLFATHYHELVELASKYKRAKNYNVAVHEDGQKVTFLRKVVPGGADQSYGIHVARLAGLPQAVITRAQQILEVLEQHNLSVEADSATGQQPKAHPTMPKPRRRVSRKTMQSDALQMALFTPKTHPLVEEIRRLELTQVTPLDAVNILYDLKAKAEESEG; via the coding sequence ATGGCACGTTCAAAACAGTCAGACCTTTCGTTGATAGAACTCTACAAACAACTAAAAAAACAACATGAAGATGCCATTCTCCTTTGCCGAGTCGGTGATTTCTATGAAGCCTTTTTTGAAGACGCGGAACTGATCGCACGTCTCCTTGAGATCGCCTTGACAGCGAGAAGTCATAAGAACCAAAAATCCCCGGCACCACCGATGGCAGGCATCCCACACCACGCACTCGACTCCTATCTCTACAAACTCGTCAAAGCCGGACATAAGGTCGCTATTTTGGAGCAGACCGAAGACGCAAAACTCGCACGAGACGAAAACCGACTTGTTAAACGCGATATCGTTCGGATCGTTACACCCGGCACCGTGACTGACCCGAAAGTCCTTGAGCATAAGCAGAACAATTACCTTATCTCGATCTATCCGAACAAAGAAGTCTACGGTGTGGCTGTTGCGGATCTCTCCACAGGCGAATTTCTGGTAACCGAACTTACAGATCCCTCACGTCTGTGGGCAGAGATACACCGATTTTCTCCAAAGGAGTTTCTCTTTTCCGAATCCTTTGAAGATGCGGAGATGTTTGACCGTCTCAAAACCGAACTAAAAGCGACACTCAATAATCTACCTGATTGGCGGTTTGACTATGATACCGCTCGCACGGAACTCCTCGAACATTTCCAAACGATTTCGCTCGACGGCTTCGGATGCGAACACCTACACACCGCTATCTCTGCTGCTGGCGCGCTCATCTATTATCTAAACGAAACACAAAAACAGGAAGTTGAACACATCGTCTCGCTTCATACCTACACGCTCTCGGATTTTATGGTGCTGGATGCCGATACACAGCGCAACTTGGAACTCACGACCTCTATTCGCGACGGCTCCACAAAAGGCACACTCCTTGAAGTCTTGGATCAGACAGTGACGGCGATGGGTGGCAGAAGGATGCGCCAGTGTCTCTTGCAACCCCTGCTTGATGAAAATGAGATTGAGGGACGGCTCGGCGCGGTTGACGAACTCAAAACCCAAATTAACTTGCAGGAAGAACTCCGCGAGGCACTCGGACAAATGTACGATATTGAGCGGCTCATTTCACGGATCAGCCTCGGTTCTGTGAATGGTCGGGATCTACATTCACTCAAGGATTCATTGTGCCTAATTCCCGATGTCAAAGCGCAGCTGCAAGACTGTAGCAGCGGAATGTTAGTATCTCTCAACGGTACCTTGGATCCGCTTCCTGGGTTAGTCGAGTTGATTGAAAACGGCATCCATCCGAACCCACCCGCAACGATTCGCGAGGGCGGTGTGATATGCGATGGGTATAATGAGGAACTTGATGATCTTCGGCAGATTGTGGGGCAAGGAAAGGAATGGATCGCCGCTATGGAGGCAGAGGAACGCAAACGCAGTGGTATCCAATCCTTAAAGATCGGATTCAATCAGGTCTTCGGTTATTACATTGACGTGACGAAACCGAATCTCGACATGGTGCCTGAACACTATATCCGTAAACAGACACTTCGGAACTCCGAACGGTTCATCACGCCTGAACTCAAGGAACAAGAAGCGAAGGTACTCAACGCTGAAGATCGGATCCAGACTTTAGAATACGACCTTTTCTGTCAAATTCGGGATGAGGTGTCGAAGTATACGGAAGCCATCCAGAAAATCGGAGCGGCACTCGCAATGACGGATGTCCTCGCCAATTTCGCGTATATCGCATCAAAATACAACTACGTGAAACCGACAGTCACATCTGTAGATGAGATCGTTATCCGCGACGGTCGGCATCCGGTTGTTGAGCAGCTATTTACACAGGAGGGTTTTGTCCCCAACGACACGCTACTCAACTGCGATGACGAGCAATTACATATCATCACGGGACCGAATATGAGCGGTAAGAGCACTTATCTGCGTCAAACAGCACTCATTGTTTTAATGGCACAGGTGGGGTGTTTCGTGCCTGCCTCCGCTGCGAAGATCGGCTTGGTGGATCGGATCTTTACACGTGTTGGCGCGTCGGATAACCTTGTGATGGGGCAGAGTACTTTCCTCGTTGAGATGAACGAAACAGCAAATATCCTCAACAATGCCACCCGCAACAGTCTCGTCATCTTTGATGAAGTCGGACGCGGCACCAGCACGTTTGATGGACTTAGTATCGCGTGGGCGGTTTCGGAGTATCTCTTGGATGAAAAACGGATGGGCGCGAAAACGCTCTTCGCTACGCATTATCACGAGTTAGTGGAACTCGCCAGTAAATATAAACGTGCGAAGAACTATAACGTCGCTGTCCATGAAGATGGACAAAAGGTGACATTCCTCCGTAAAGTTGTACCCGGTGGCGCAGACCAGAGTTACGGCATCCACGTCGCTCGGCTCGCTGGCTTACCCCAAGCCGTGATCACACGTGCGCAGCAGATACTTGAGGTGCTTGAACAACACAATCTCAGTGTTGAGGCGGACAGTGCCACCGGACAACAGCCGAAAGCGCATCCGACCATGCCAAAACCGCGCCGTCGCGTTTCCCGAAAAACGATGCAGAGTGATGCGCTGCAGATGGCACTCTTTACACCAAAGACGCACCCGCTCGTTGAAGAGATCCGACGTTTGGAACTCACGCAGGTGACACCGTTAGACGCCGTAAATATCCTCTATGATTTGAAAGCAAAAGCGGAGGAATCTGAGGGTTAG
- a CDS encoding DUF3696 domain-containing protein, protein MITELRVQNFKSWKDTGKLQIAPLTGFFGANSSGKTTILQTLLMLKQTVERPPDWDGVIDFGDDSSLVNLGSFDDLIHQHNLDLSLDIAVAWKLPERQKLDSIEDDSLSFLMSIANKYGDAELSRFCYTMGRKDFEIKWESSGYKYKSEFYSESAELFRCYGVANPFGPLESFKPLKDTFENLFHRICYLGSLRESPYSRYAWQGNHPKDTGQSGKEMTSAILSKRVKLQGIDKQIIEWLQRLDLIDSYRLNPISGSEKNYEFLVRKYKGGPEVRLTDVGFGVSQVLPVLVLCYYVPEGSILILEQPEAHLHPKVQSELADLLIEVVKNRKLQIILESHSEHLLIRLMRRIAEEQISADDTAFYFCEMNEGVSEIERLNVDDYGNITNWPQNFFGDEMGDLAAKTKAEMKRRKADK, encoded by the coding sequence ATGATTACCGAACTCCGCGTACAAAATTTCAAATCATGGAAAGATACCGGTAAATTGCAGATAGCACCCTTAACTGGATTCTTTGGCGCGAACAGTTCCGGCAAAACCACCATCCTGCAAACGCTGCTCATGCTGAAGCAGACTGTGGAACGTCCACCGGATTGGGATGGCGTGATTGATTTCGGTGATGATAGTTCCCTCGTTAACTTAGGCAGTTTTGATGACCTCATTCACCAGCACAACTTAGATTTAAGCCTCGATATTGCTGTGGCATGGAAGCTGCCTGAAAGACAGAAATTGGATTCAATTGAGGACGATTCACTCTCTTTCTTAATGTCTATTGCTAACAAATATGGGGATGCGGAGTTATCTCGCTTTTGTTATACAATGGGTAGGAAGGATTTTGAGATTAAATGGGAATCGTCGGGGTACAAATACAAATCAGAATTTTATTCCGAAAGCGCAGAATTGTTTCGATGCTATGGTGTCGCTAATCCCTTTGGACCACTGGAATCTTTCAAGCCTCTTAAAGATACGTTTGAGAATCTATTTCACCGAATTTGCTACCTCGGTTCACTTCGTGAATCCCCTTACTCGCGTTATGCATGGCAAGGCAATCATCCGAAAGATACCGGACAGAGCGGGAAAGAAATGACTTCTGCTATCCTTTCAAAGAGGGTAAAACTTCAAGGTATTGATAAACAGATAATAGAATGGTTACAGCGGTTGGATTTAATCGATTCCTATCGTCTCAATCCTATTTCTGGTTCAGAAAAAAATTACGAATTCCTTGTCCGAAAGTACAAAGGAGGACCTGAAGTCCGACTCACCGATGTCGGGTTTGGTGTCTCCCAAGTATTGCCGGTATTGGTACTCTGTTATTACGTGCCAGAGGGCAGCATTCTCATCCTTGAACAACCTGAGGCGCACCTCCATCCGAAGGTCCAGTCGGAATTGGCGGATCTGCTCATTGAGGTCGTCAAAAATCGGAAACTGCAGATTATCCTTGAGAGCCACAGCGAGCATCTACTGATACGGTTAATGCGACGCATCGCTGAGGAACAGATTTCTGCAGACGATACCGCCTTCTATTTTTGCGAAATGAACGAAGGCGTATCTGAAATTGAGAGGCTCAACGTTGATGATTATGGAAACATCACAAATTGGCCACAAAACTTCTTCGGCGATGAGATGGGCGACTTAGCAGCAAAAACTAAAGCGGAGATGAAACGTCGGAAAGCCGACAAATGA
- a CDS encoding dockerin type I domain-containing protein, which translates to MKLLFSIANIFMFLGFTVGSYGQALVYVSSTQIEPLAVGEQMHLNIQILGGKSVSGYELTVGFDPTALRYIESVNADYLQAGAFAVPPIISDNSVYVAATSSAGPAFTSEGTLATLTFEVIAAKDSTIELIDITLSDSAGMSVAVINENGKIVATELPENWDVNEDGKVNILDLTLVASNLNADVPANPRADVNKDGKVNILDLVLVAQNLDAAGGDENKPEVRVNLVEFNLAESYPAKFVRFVSANPPNGSTIAPDAIITLTFNNAPSGVTVSDTPADVTAAGKTTGVTSVLLPGKRQLTVAGSGKVRTITGDFTPGPLTLTITWADEIHVLNYTVSAPDTEPPSVISGTIADGDRNIDPEVINTEGKIEIIFSEAVTGYIALQTEGGDDVGWISKKIVGGNKGTLELVAGKEIDNETTYVIKGTVSDGAGNKLAVEITFTTAAKK; encoded by the coding sequence ATGAAACTGCTTTTTTCCATTGCAAATATTTTCATGTTTTTGGGTTTTACTGTCGGAAGTTACGGACAGGCTCTCGTTTATGTGTCATCGACACAGATTGAACCGCTTGCTGTCGGTGAGCAGATGCACCTGAATATTCAAATCTTGGGGGGCAAAAGCGTTTCAGGATATGAGTTGACTGTGGGTTTTGATCCAACCGCGCTCCGCTATATTGAAAGCGTGAATGCGGATTACCTACAGGCAGGTGCTTTTGCTGTTCCTCCCATAATTTCTGATAATAGTGTTTATGTTGCGGCCACATCCTCTGCTGGGCCTGCTTTTACCAGTGAAGGCACACTTGCTACATTAACGTTTGAAGTGATTGCTGCCAAAGATTCTACCATTGAATTAATAGATATAACCCTTTCCGATAGTGCTGGAATGTCAGTGGCAGTTATAAACGAAAATGGGAAAATTGTGGCAACTGAGTTGCCCGAAAACTGGGATGTCAATGAGGATGGCAAGGTGAACATCCTCGATCTGACGTTGGTTGCCAGCAACCTTAATGCAGATGTTCCGGCAAATCCGCGCGCAGATGTCAATAAAGATGGGAAGGTCAATATTTTAGACTTAGTCCTGGTTGCCCAAAACCTTGATGCTGCTGGAGGGGACGAGAACAAACCTGAGGTAAGAGTCAATCTGGTCGAGTTCAATCTAGCTGAATCCTACCCAGCCAAGTTCGTAAGGTTCGTAAGTGCAAATCCTCCAAATGGTTCAACAATTGCCCCTGATGCAATTATCACCCTTACCTTTAACAACGCACCTTCTGGTGTCACAGTAAGTGACACACCTGCTGATGTCACAGCTGCAGGTAAAACAACTGGAGTGACCTCGGTGTTGCTACCGGGAAAACGACAACTTACCGTCGCAGGATCCGGTAAAGTCCGTACAATCACAGGGGACTTCACCCCTGGTCCGCTCACATTGACGATCACTTGGGCGGATGAAATCCATGTTCTGAACTATACGGTCTCAGCACCGGATACCGAGCCACCCTCGGTCATCAGTGGAACGATTGCAGATGGAGACAGAAATATTGATCCAGAAGTTATCAACACCGAAGGAAAGATCGAGATCATCTTCAGTGAGGCGGTCACGGGTTACATCGCCCTGCAAACCGAAGGCGGAGATGATGTCGGTTGGATCAGCAAAAAGATAGTTGGAGGTAACAAAGGCACACTCGAACTCGTTGCCGGCAAAGAGATCGACAATGAGACGACTTATGTTATTAAAGGCACTGTCTCTGATGGTGCCGGTAACAAACTTGCTGTCGAGATTACCTTCACAACCGCAGCTAAAAAGTAA